A genome region from Gaiellales bacterium includes the following:
- a CDS encoding cation:proton antiporter yields MTDAAEFARAVLIVAVGFAAAILSSRLSGWLRVPAPALFLAVAAVSSDVTPSITPLLSIRDVERTCLVALIVILFDGGMDIGRERFRRSLWPMVLLGVPGTFAVAGLLSVFIHVVLGLPWTPSLLIGAAVAPTDPAVMFSVLSGREVAGRSDDILKGESGVNDPVGIALVIGLLDAADSGGTGLTTILSDFALQMTVGLIVGVAGGLLLGRAMRRLTLPDEALYPLQALAGAGIVYGLAGALHGSGFLAVFVAGVLVGDIRAPYKYEIEHVTSVLASLGEIVVFVALGLTIDIGSLDLRNVWLDGLVIAAALTFLVRPLVVVALLSRADLRAGEKVFVSWAGLRGAVPILLAAFALLDGAEQAQRIYGIVFVVVMFSVVVQGSLVSTVARAAGVPMTETGQEPWHVSVRLRDEPRGVRRYVVAAGAPADGVAIRDLALGRQPWISLLIRDGAARQPRGSTVLSAGDEVLLLGAGEDVRELFEGTAVAS; encoded by the coding sequence GTGACCGACGCCGCCGAGTTCGCGCGCGCGGTGCTGATCGTGGCGGTCGGCTTCGCGGCGGCCATCCTCTCCAGCCGTCTCAGCGGGTGGCTGCGCGTGCCGGCGCCCGCGCTGTTCCTGGCCGTGGCCGCGGTGTCGTCCGATGTCACGCCGTCCATCACTCCCCTGCTCTCGATCCGCGACGTCGAGCGGACGTGCCTCGTCGCGCTGATCGTGATCCTGTTCGACGGAGGCATGGACATCGGCCGCGAGCGGTTCCGGCGCTCGCTGTGGCCGATGGTGCTGCTCGGCGTCCCCGGGACGTTCGCCGTCGCCGGGCTGCTGTCCGTGTTCATCCACGTGGTGCTGGGCCTCCCGTGGACGCCGTCGCTGCTGATCGGCGCCGCCGTCGCGCCCACCGACCCGGCGGTGATGTTCTCCGTGCTGAGCGGCCGCGAGGTCGCCGGCCGCAGCGACGACATCCTGAAGGGCGAGTCCGGCGTCAACGACCCGGTCGGCATCGCGCTCGTGATCGGGCTGCTGGACGCGGCGGACAGCGGCGGCACCGGCCTGACCACCATCCTCTCGGACTTTGCGCTCCAGATGACGGTGGGACTGATCGTCGGCGTCGCCGGCGGCCTGCTGCTCGGCCGCGCGATGCGTCGCCTGACGCTGCCCGACGAGGCGCTCTACCCGCTCCAGGCGCTCGCCGGCGCCGGCATCGTCTACGGCCTGGCCGGCGCGCTGCACGGGTCGGGGTTCCTGGCGGTGTTCGTGGCCGGCGTGCTGGTGGGCGACATCCGCGCCCCGTACAAGTACGAGATCGAGCACGTCACGTCCGTGTTGGCGAGCCTGGGTGAGATCGTCGTGTTCGTCGCACTCGGCCTCACCATCGACATCGGGTCGCTCGACCTGCGCAACGTCTGGCTGGACGGGCTGGTGATCGCCGCGGCCCTCACGTTCCTCGTCCGCCCGCTCGTGGTGGTGGCGTTGCTCTCGCGCGCCGACCTGCGCGCGGGCGAAAAGGTGTTCGTGTCCTGGGCCGGGCTGCGCGGCGCCGTGCCGATCCTGCTCGCCGCTTTTGCGCTACTCGACGGTGCCGAGCAGGCGCAGCGGATCTACGGCATCGTGTTCGTCGTCGTGATGTTCTCGGTGGTCGTGCAGGGCTCGCTCGTGTCCACCGTCGCGCGCGCTGCCGGCGTGCCCATGACTGAGACCGGCCAGGAGCCGTGGCACGTGTCGGTGCGGCTGCGCGACGAGCCGCGCGGTGTGCGCCGCTACGTGGTCGCGGCGGGAGCGCCGGCCGACGGCGTCGCCATCCGCGATCTCGCACTGGGCCGGCAGCCGTGGATCAGCCTGCTGATCCGCGACGGGGCGGCCCGCCAGCCGCGCGGAAGCACCGTGCTCAGCGCCGGCGACGAGGTGCTGCTGCTGGGGGCGGGCGAGGACGTGCGTGAGCTGTTCGAGGGAACGGCCGTGGCGTCGTGA
- a CDS encoding DUF503 domain-containing protein → MTEGFVGILRFELHLPENGSLKGKRRVLLQVKSRLERRFGASVAEIGYHDLWQRTQLVMVLARRQSGDVVHALEQARGYLSSQEFELARSDWQVVSVEEAIG, encoded by the coding sequence ATGACCGAGGGATTCGTCGGCATCCTGCGGTTCGAGCTGCATCTGCCGGAGAACGGCTCCCTCAAGGGCAAGCGGAGGGTGCTGCTCCAGGTGAAGAGCCGCCTCGAGCGCCGCTTCGGCGCCTCCGTGGCCGAGATCGGGTACCACGACCTGTGGCAGCGCACCCAGCTCGTGATGGTGCTCGCCCGGCGTCAGTCGGGTGACGTCGTGCACGCTCTCGAGCAGGCGCGCGGCTACCTTTCGTCCCAGGAGTTCGAGCTTGCGCGGTCGGACTGGCAGGTGGTGTCGGTGGAGGAGGCGATCGGATGA
- the rbfA gene encoding 30S ribosome-binding factor RbfA: MSDRMRRVNESLRKVLADGVERLGDPSIGFVTVTGVRSATDFSQAVVYVSVLGSEKRRERSLRALERAHGVLQQRIARELRLRRTPQLIFQYDETVDRALRMSELIDQVVPASLPEQRGDDPPHDR, translated from the coding sequence ATGAGCGATCGGATGCGGAGGGTCAACGAGTCGCTGCGTAAGGTGCTGGCGGACGGCGTCGAGCGTCTCGGCGACCCCTCGATCGGGTTCGTGACGGTGACCGGCGTGCGGTCGGCCACGGACTTCAGCCAGGCGGTCGTGTACGTCAGCGTGCTGGGCAGCGAGAAGCGGAGGGAGCGCTCGCTGCGCGCGCTGGAGCGGGCCCACGGCGTGCTGCAGCAGCGCATCGCCCGGGAGCTCCGTCTCAGACGTACCCCTCAGCTGATCTTCCAGTATGATGAGACCGTTGACCGCGCGCTGCGCATGAGCGAGCTGATCGATCAGGTCGTGCCAGCCTCATTGCCCGAGCAGCGCGGTGACGATCCTCCCCATGACCGATAG
- a CDS encoding bifunctional oligoribonuclease/PAP phosphatase NrnA, which translates to MTDSQTTTRDLAEVVAALAAADRVLIASHENPDGDAIGSMSAAAQALRGAGKQVRLYLHADSPLPHEYGFLALDGLERRIEPGSTEGWTLLAVDCGNESRLGPDHAEMRAGFAQVIDVDHHHDNSRFGGVNYVDGHASSTAEILARVFDGLGIEITPQVAEALYVGLVTDTGRFQYRTTSPDALRLAARLVEAGADVHKVFELVFETVPYGKKRLLGRVLEHMQCYEGGRLLVSYVDRDDLALVAGDEATTEGLIDDLREVDGVQVAALIREQVPLDDGTITPNRVSLRSRGSIDVSQIARKSNGGGHKQAAGFSHPGSIEQIRQFIVDEVASQLAESAA; encoded by the coding sequence ATGACCGATAGCCAGACGACGACACGCGACCTTGCAGAGGTGGTGGCAGCCCTTGCCGCAGCCGACCGCGTCCTGATCGCGTCGCACGAGAATCCCGACGGCGACGCCATCGGCTCCATGTCGGCGGCGGCCCAGGCGCTGCGCGGCGCCGGCAAGCAGGTGCGGCTCTACCTGCACGCCGACTCTCCGCTGCCCCACGAGTACGGGTTCCTCGCGCTCGACGGCCTCGAGCGGCGCATCGAGCCGGGGTCGACCGAGGGGTGGACGCTGCTCGCGGTCGATTGCGGCAACGAGTCGCGGCTCGGGCCCGACCACGCCGAGATGCGCGCCGGCTTCGCACAGGTGATCGACGTCGACCACCATCACGACAATTCGCGCTTCGGCGGCGTCAACTACGTCGACGGCCATGCGTCATCGACCGCCGAGATCCTCGCGCGGGTGTTCGACGGGCTCGGGATCGAGATCACCCCGCAGGTGGCCGAGGCGCTGTACGTCGGGCTGGTGACGGACACCGGCCGCTTCCAGTACCGCACCACCAGCCCGGACGCGCTCCGGCTCGCCGCGCGCCTGGTCGAGGCGGGGGCGGACGTGCACAAGGTGTTCGAGCTGGTCTTCGAGACGGTGCCGTACGGCAAGAAGCGCCTGCTCGGCCGCGTGCTCGAGCACATGCAGTGCTACGAGGGCGGCCGGCTGCTGGTCAGCTACGTCGACCGGGACGACCTCGCGCTGGTGGCGGGCGACGAGGCCACGACCGAGGGGCTGATCGACGACCTGCGCGAGGTCGACGGCGTTCAGGTCGCGGCGCTAATCCGCGAGCAGGTGCCGCTCGACGACGGGACGATCACGCCGAACCGGGTGTCGCTGCGCTCGCGCGGCTCGATCGACGTCTCGCAGATCGCCCGCAAGTCGAACGGCGGCGGCCACAAGCAGGCCGCCGGTTTCTCGCACCCCGGCAGCATCGAGCAGATCCGCCAGTTCATCGTCGACGAGGTGGCCAGCCAGCTCGCCGAGTCGGCGGCCTGA
- the truB gene encoding tRNA pseudouridine(55) synthase TruB encodes MTGLLLVDKPAGPTSFDVIRRLRPALGQKLGHAGTLDPFATGLLLVLAGRATRLATFLSGLDKSYRAVVQFGAVSSTLDPEGEIEPTGAAADAESVRVAARGMTGTVLQQVPLASAVRVGGERSYARMRRGETAPPPPREVRIDAIDVEGFDPAAQRAVITVRCSKGTYVRQVAADLGAATGAGAYCCELRRLGVGPFGVDEAGSPEQIAASPGGPWFRSLRDALPHVPERMLSAAEREDVRHGRAVEGDATGTVRLVYEGELVAVARGADGGLRPVAVLAP; translated from the coding sequence GTGACCGGACTGCTGCTCGTCGACAAGCCCGCAGGCCCAACCTCGTTCGACGTGATCCGGCGGCTGCGCCCCGCGCTCGGCCAGAAGCTCGGGCATGCCGGCACGCTCGACCCCTTCGCGACCGGGCTGCTGCTCGTCCTCGCGGGAAGGGCGACGCGGCTCGCGACGTTCCTCTCGGGGCTCGACAAGAGCTACAGGGCAGTCGTGCAGTTCGGCGCGGTCTCATCGACCCTCGACCCCGAGGGCGAGATCGAGCCGACCGGCGCCGCCGCCGACGCCGAGTCCGTGCGCGTCGCGGCCCGCGGCATGACCGGAACGGTGCTCCAGCAGGTGCCGCTCGCCTCGGCCGTGCGGGTCGGCGGCGAGCGCTCGTACGCCCGGATGCGCCGCGGCGAGACGGCACCGCCGCCGCCCCGCGAGGTGCGCATCGACGCGATCGACGTCGAGGGCTTCGACCCGGCGGCCCAGCGGGCGGTCATCACGGTGCGGTGCTCGAAGGGGACGTATGTGCGGCAGGTCGCCGCCGACCTGGGGGCCGCCACGGGAGCGGGCGCGTACTGCTGCGAGCTCCGGCGGCTCGGCGTGGGCCCGTTCGGCGTGGACGAGGCGGGCTCTCCCGAGCAGATCGCGGCCTCGCCCGGCGGGCCGTGGTTCCGGAGCCTGCGGGACGCACTGCCCCACGTGCCGGAGCGCATGCTCAGCGCCGCCGAGCGCGAGGACGTGCGGCACGGCAGGGCGGTGGAGGGGGACGCCACCGGCACCGTGCGGCTCGTCTACGAAGGCGAGCTTGTTGCGGTCGCGCGCGGAGCGGACGGCGGCCTGCGGCCGGTGGCGGTGCTCGCCCCGTGA
- a CDS encoding bifunctional riboflavin kinase/FAD synthetase produces MIRTTLEAVEPAARVVALGSFDGVHLGHQRVIGRAVEAAADRGARSAVVTFEPHPMQVLRPELAPRELSTPERRAALIEQLSPDELVVIRFTRDFSMIEHERFVEEVLRDRLGAELVIVGRNFRYGHRAQGSIETLADAGGRLGFETEPAPLVELDGAPVSSSRIRDLLSAGEVAHAERLLGRHPWLDGVIVRGDGRGRELGFATANLESAPHTAFPATGIYAGRAHLADGSRPAAISVGYNPTFTDDRAHLRVEAHLLDFDRDIYGEPMHLEFVRRLRGEERFGSVDELVAQVHRDIAAVRGDPLVWR; encoded by the coding sequence GTGATCCGCACGACGCTCGAGGCCGTGGAGCCGGCGGCACGGGTCGTGGCGCTCGGCAGCTTCGACGGCGTCCACCTCGGCCACCAGCGGGTGATCGGGCGGGCAGTCGAGGCCGCCGCCGATCGGGGCGCGCGCTCTGCCGTAGTGACGTTCGAGCCGCATCCGATGCAGGTGCTGCGGCCGGAGCTGGCGCCGCGCGAGCTGTCCACGCCCGAGCGCCGCGCCGCGCTGATCGAGCAGCTGAGCCCGGACGAGCTCGTGGTGATCCGCTTCACGCGGGACTTCTCGATGATCGAGCACGAGCGGTTCGTCGAGGAGGTGCTGCGCGACCGGCTCGGCGCCGAGCTCGTGATCGTCGGACGGAATTTCCGCTACGGTCACCGGGCGCAGGGCAGCATCGAGACGCTGGCAGACGCGGGCGGCCGGCTGGGCTTCGAAACGGAACCCGCGCCGCTGGTCGAGCTGGACGGGGCTCCCGTGTCGTCGTCGCGCATCCGCGACCTGCTCTCGGCCGGCGAGGTCGCGCATGCCGAGCGGCTGCTGGGCAGGCACCCGTGGCTGGACGGCGTGATCGTGCGCGGCGACGGTCGCGGCCGCGAGCTCGGCTTCGCCACGGCGAACCTCGAGTCCGCGCCGCACACGGCATTCCCGGCGACGGGCATCTACGCGGGTCGGGCGCATCTTGCGGACGGCAGCCGTCCGGCCGCGATCAGCGTGGGGTACAACCCGACGTTCACCGACGACCGCGCGCACCTGCGCGTCGAGGCGCATCTGCTCGACTTCGACCGGGACATCTACGGCGAGCCGATGCACCTGGAGTTCGTTCGCCGGCTGCGGGGCGAGGAGCGGTTCGGCTCGGTGGACGAGCTGGTGGCCCAGGTGCACCGCGACATCGCGGCGGTGCGCGGAGATCCGCTCGTCTGGCGATAG
- a CDS encoding peptidase E: protein MTGRHIVAMGGGGFMMDGRALDDAILALAGKPRPRVCFVPTAGGDSAEKIELFHAAFAGRAETSVLSLFWREVEDVDGFLAGQDVVYVSGGNTANMLAVWRVHDVDRALRRAWEAGVVLCGLSAGANCWFEACSTDSFGAGLAPLHDGLGLLPGSFCPHYDGEPLRRPTYTRWVADGALPAGWAADDGVGLHFEGTELVEAIGESAAGRAFRVEAGGETELAVRRVP from the coding sequence GTGACCGGAAGGCACATCGTCGCGATGGGCGGCGGCGGGTTCATGATGGACGGTCGCGCCCTCGACGATGCCATCCTGGCGCTGGCCGGGAAGCCGCGGCCCCGCGTCTGCTTCGTGCCGACGGCGGGCGGCGACTCGGCCGAGAAGATCGAGCTGTTCCACGCGGCGTTCGCCGGCCGCGCCGAGACGTCCGTCCTGAGCCTGTTCTGGCGTGAGGTCGAGGACGTCGACGGGTTCCTCGCGGGGCAGGACGTCGTCTACGTGTCGGGCGGGAACACCGCGAACATGCTCGCCGTGTGGCGGGTGCACGACGTCGACCGGGCGCTCCGGCGTGCCTGGGAGGCGGGCGTCGTGCTCTGCGGGCTGTCCGCCGGGGCGAACTGCTGGTTCGAGGCCTGCTCCACCGACTCGTTCGGTGCCGGCCTCGCACCGCTCCATGACGGCCTGGGGCTCCTGCCGGGCAGCTTCTGTCCGCACTACGACGGCGAGCCGCTGCGCCGGCCCACGTACACGAGGTGGGTGGCCGACGGCGCGCTCCCTGCGGGCTGGGCGGCGGACGACGGTGTCGGCCTGCACTTCGAGGGCACGGAGCTGGTCGAGGCGATCGGCGAGTCCGCCGCCGGGCGCGCCTTTCGGGTGGAGGCGGGCGGCGAGACGGAGCTGGCGGTGCGGCGGGTCCCCTGA
- a CDS encoding UDP-glucuronic acid decarboxylase family protein: protein MSTAVVTGGAGFLGSHLCEYLLERGWQVICLDNLDTGSLENVKHLRADTFEFRYHNCIDYIDVDGPVDAVFHLASPASPVDYLRLPLHTLKVGSYGTHNALGLAKFKRARFLLASTSEVYGDPEVHPQQEEYWGNVNPVGPRGVYDEAKRYSEAMTMAYHRQQGVDTHIVRIFNTYGPRMRQHDGRAIPTFIRQALEGKPMTVFGDGSQTRSFCYVEDLIEGIFRLAMSDYHMPVNIGNPDEMTLLELAERVQRITGTTSAIVFEGLPVDDPKVRQPDITRAREILGWEPRISLDEGLRRTLESLGVTPVAV, encoded by the coding sequence GTGAGCACAGCAGTCGTCACCGGGGGCGCCGGTTTCCTCGGTTCCCATCTCTGCGAGTACCTGCTCGAGCGCGGCTGGCAGGTGATCTGCCTCGACAACCTGGACACCGGTTCGCTCGAGAACGTCAAGCACCTGCGCGCCGACACGTTCGAGTTCCGGTATCACAACTGCATCGACTACATCGACGTGGACGGGCCCGTCGACGCGGTCTTCCACCTGGCCAGCCCGGCCAGCCCCGTCGACTACCTGCGGCTCCCCCTGCACACGCTGAAGGTGGGCTCCTACGGGACGCACAACGCGCTCGGCCTCGCGAAGTTCAAGCGCGCCCGGTTCCTGCTCGCGTCCACGTCCGAGGTCTACGGCGACCCGGAGGTGCATCCGCAGCAGGAGGAGTACTGGGGCAACGTCAACCCGGTCGGGCCGCGCGGCGTCTACGACGAGGCCAAGCGGTACTCCGAGGCGATGACCATGGCGTACCACCGCCAGCAGGGTGTCGACACGCACATCGTCCGCATCTTCAACACCTACGGCCCGCGGATGCGCCAGCACGATGGCCGGGCGATCCCCACGTTCATCCGGCAGGCGCTCGAGGGCAAGCCCATGACGGTGTTCGGCGACGGCAGCCAGACCCGCTCGTTCTGCTACGTCGAAGACCTTATCGAGGGCATCTTCCGGCTTGCGATGAGCGATTACCACATGCCCGTGAACATCGGCAATCCCGACGAGATGACGCTGCTCGAGCTCGCCGAGCGCGTGCAGCGCATCACCGGCACGACGTCCGCGATCGTGTTCGAGGGGCTGCCGGTGGACGATCCGAAGGTGCGCCAGCCGGACATCACCCGTGCGCGTGAGATCCTCGGGTGGGAGCCGCGCATCTCGCTGGACGAGGGTTTGCGCCGCACGCTGGAGAGCCTGGGCGTCACGCCGGTCGCCGTGTGA
- the rpsO gene encoding 30S ribosomal protein S15: MPLTQDQKQEIVGKHGRDAKDTGSTRVQVALLTQRIAELTEHMKVHQHDHHSRRGLLKLVGRRRRLLTYMQKQDLEGYRALIKELGLRR; encoded by the coding sequence GTGCCGCTTACCCAGGACCAGAAGCAGGAGATCGTTGGGAAACACGGCCGGGATGCGAAGGACACCGGCTCGACGCGAGTGCAGGTCGCACTCCTGACCCAGCGGATCGCCGAGCTGACGGAGCACATGAAGGTGCACCAGCACGACCACCACTCGCGCCGCGGCCTGCTGAAGCTGGTCGGCCGCCGGCGCCGGCTTCTGACCTACATGCAGAAGCAGGACCTGGAGGGCTACCGCGCCCTCATCAAGGAGCTCGGCCTGCGCCGTTAG
- a CDS encoding polyribonucleotide nucleotidyltransferase, whose product MSIAVEPEATRLSVAVGGREMTFETGVVAKQAHGAVLVRQEGTVVLATAVGRTEGRPGADFFPLTVDVEEKMYAAGKIPGGFFKREGRAGEKAILTARMVDRPIRPLWPKGYKNEVQVVVTTFSADQVHGHDLLAMNGASAALMLSPLPFLGPVGTVRVGRLDGQLMLNPTLPELKDSTLDLVVCGTPEAITMVEAGAEEIDEDTLVTALEMAHDAIKEICRVQIELAAKAGQPKWSDGAVTERLRSSRLGELAQAIQEGGLAALQPKADAIFREEAPEISGGSTESDIVQRVRLQFAIDELVVEARENAVYPKVKEQFGDAVRALSDAEQDSKELKSAKRAALLEEIEHSIDLGFPSRGEPDNQGVSHLDGLARAAVGSATDRLYKEIVRTKIAVDKRRPDGRSETEIRSIWCDVSVMPRTHGSALFTRGQTQALTLCTLGTGKEEQRIDDLSLDETKRYIHHYNFPPFSVGETGFMRGPKRRDIGHGALAERALVPVIPSSDDFPYTLRVVSEILESNGSSSMASVCGSTLSLMDAGVPIKAPVAGIAMGLIKEGDSHVILTDIQGAEDHLGDMDFKVAGTEAGVTALQMDIKITGVTMEILRTALAQARDARLSILEAMRDAIAAPRDEVAAHAPRIISTKIHPDYIGMVIGKGGETIRSLESEYEVQIDIEEDGTIRIYGTNGELAETARREIDAMTKDIEVGDEYDDAEVVKLADFGAFVSLRKGVDGLLHVSRILPKGHRLSSAEQVLARGDKVKVTVVEVDKDRGRIGLTLVAKKTDEGADITPEDLVAVAEANPAPERSEGDRPRRDRGDRGRDRGRR is encoded by the coding sequence ATGAGCATTGCAGTGGAGCCAGAGGCAACACGGCTCTCAGTCGCCGTGGGCGGCCGGGAGATGACGTTCGAGACGGGCGTCGTGGCAAAGCAGGCGCATGGCGCCGTGCTGGTGCGGCAGGAGGGGACGGTCGTGCTCGCGACCGCCGTCGGCCGCACCGAGGGACGTCCGGGAGCGGATTTCTTCCCGCTCACCGTGGACGTCGAGGAAAAGATGTACGCCGCCGGCAAGATACCGGGCGGCTTCTTCAAGCGTGAGGGCCGTGCGGGGGAGAAGGCGATCCTGACCGCCCGCATGGTCGACCGGCCGATCCGGCCGCTCTGGCCCAAGGGATACAAGAACGAGGTGCAGGTCGTCGTCACGACGTTCTCCGCCGACCAGGTGCACGGGCACGACCTGCTCGCCATGAACGGCGCGTCGGCCGCACTGATGCTCTCGCCGCTGCCGTTCCTGGGCCCGGTGGGCACGGTGCGCGTCGGCCGGCTGGACGGGCAGCTGATGCTGAACCCGACGCTCCCGGAGCTCAAGGACTCGACGCTCGACCTCGTCGTCTGTGGGACGCCCGAGGCGATCACGATGGTCGAGGCCGGCGCCGAGGAGATCGACGAGGACACGCTGGTCACCGCGCTCGAGATGGCGCACGACGCGATCAAGGAGATCTGCCGCGTGCAGATCGAGCTGGCGGCGAAGGCCGGGCAGCCGAAGTGGTCGGACGGCGCGGTCACGGAGCGCCTCCGCTCGTCGCGTCTGGGCGAGCTGGCCCAGGCGATCCAGGAGGGCGGCCTGGCCGCGCTCCAGCCGAAGGCCGACGCGATCTTCCGCGAGGAGGCCCCCGAGATCTCGGGCGGCTCCACGGAGAGCGACATCGTCCAGCGGGTGCGGCTCCAGTTCGCCATCGACGAGCTGGTGGTCGAGGCGCGGGAGAACGCGGTCTACCCGAAGGTGAAGGAGCAGTTCGGCGACGCGGTGCGCGCGCTGTCCGACGCCGAGCAGGACTCGAAGGAGCTGAAGTCGGCGAAGCGGGCGGCGCTGCTCGAGGAGATCGAGCACAGCATCGACCTCGGCTTCCCGAGCCGCGGCGAGCCGGACAACCAGGGCGTTTCGCATCTGGACGGGCTGGCGCGGGCAGCGGTCGGTTCAGCGACCGACCGGCTCTACAAGGAGATCGTCCGCACCAAGATCGCCGTCGACAAGCGACGGCCCGACGGTCGCTCAGAGACCGAGATCCGGTCGATCTGGTGCGACGTCTCGGTGATGCCCCGGACGCACGGCTCGGCGCTGTTCACCCGTGGACAGACACAGGCGCTGACGCTCTGCACGCTCGGGACGGGCAAGGAGGAGCAGCGCATCGACGACCTCTCGCTGGACGAGACGAAGCGCTACATCCACCACTACAACTTCCCGCCCTTCTCGGTCGGCGAGACCGGGTTCATGCGCGGCCCGAAGCGCCGCGACATCGGCCACGGAGCGCTCGCCGAGCGGGCGCTCGTGCCGGTCATCCCGAGCTCGGACGATTTCCCCTACACGCTTCGCGTGGTCTCGGAGATCCTCGAGTCCAACGGTTCGTCGTCGATGGCATCGGTCTGCGGGTCGACGCTGTCGCTGATGGACGCCGGCGTGCCGATCAAGGCGCCGGTGGCGGGCATCGCGATGGGCCTGATCAAGGAGGGTGACAGCCACGTCATCCTGACCGACATTCAGGGAGCCGAGGATCACCTCGGCGACATGGACTTCAAGGTCGCCGGCACCGAGGCGGGCGTCACGGCGCTCCAGATGGACATCAAGATCACCGGCGTCACCATGGAGATCCTGCGCACCGCGCTCGCGCAGGCGCGGGACGCACGGCTGTCCATCCTCGAGGCGATGCGCGACGCGATCGCCGCGCCGCGCGACGAGGTTGCCGCACACGCGCCGCGGATCATCTCGACCAAGATCCATCCGGACTACATCGGCATGGTGATCGGCAAGGGCGGCGAGACGATCCGCTCGCTCGAGTCCGAGTACGAGGTGCAGATCGACATCGAAGAGGATGGCACGATCCGCATCTACGGCACCAACGGCGAGCTCGCCGAGACGGCGCGGCGCGAGATCGACGCGATGACCAAGGACATCGAGGTCGGGGACGAGTACGACGACGCAGAGGTGGTCAAGCTGGCCGACTTCGGCGCGTTCGTCTCGCTCCGCAAGGGCGTCGACGGGCTGCTCCACGTCAGCCGGATCCTGCCCAAGGGCCACAGGCTGTCGTCGGCCGAGCAGGTGCTCGCGCGCGGCGACAAGGTGAAGGTGACGGTGGTCGAGGTCGACAAGGACCGCGGCCGCATCGGCCTCACGCTGGTGGCGAAGAAGACCGACGAGGGCGCGGACATCACGCCCGAGGACCTCGTCGCGGTGGCCGAGGCGAACCCGGCGCCCGAGCGGTCGGAGGGCGACCGCCCGCGCAGGGATCGCGGCGACCGCGGCCGCGACCGCGGGCGGCGCTAG
- a CDS encoding pitrilysin family protein, with amino-acid sequence MQRYTVTTLDGGERIVTERVRSVRSVALGIWIGAGSRDESSDQAGISHFIEHLLFKGSARYSGVQIAQVFDGLGGELNAATAKEYTVLYARVLDAHLDSALDVMSDMLLAPTFDPDELVSEREVVLEEIAMYEDSYHDLAHDLIAEAVFGDHPLGRPVIGTADAVTATTPEMVRDYHENRYVGPNIVIAAAGNVEHEPLVHAIQQRFETYAKLPDPTAGLRPVWIGEPHPRTAFQAKTSEQYHVCLGGIGLQRSDRRRFAASLLDSMLGGSASSRLFQEIREKRGMAYSVYTFGSQYADTGMVGVYVGTREDNLAECIRITADQLAQIGTGDIGEDELVRAKENLKGRIMLSMESTSNRASRLGKSVLTDTELLSLDRICADIDSVEADAIASLARQLFAPERLSVAGIGPDEDRFREAVTLLNPALA; translated from the coding sequence GTGCAGCGATACACCGTCACGACGCTCGACGGCGGAGAGCGGATCGTCACCGAGCGCGTGAGGTCCGTGCGCTCCGTCGCGCTCGGTATCTGGATCGGCGCCGGCTCCCGTGACGAGTCGTCCGACCAGGCCGGCATCAGCCACTTCATCGAGCACCTGCTCTTCAAGGGCTCCGCGCGCTACTCCGGCGTCCAGATCGCGCAGGTCTTCGACGGCCTCGGAGGCGAGCTGAACGCCGCCACCGCCAAGGAGTACACGGTGCTCTACGCGCGCGTCCTGGACGCACACCTCGACTCGGCGCTCGACGTGATGAGCGACATGCTGCTCGCGCCGACGTTCGACCCGGACGAGCTCGTGTCCGAGCGCGAGGTGGTGCTCGAGGAGATCGCGATGTACGAGGACAGCTACCACGACCTCGCGCACGACCTGATCGCCGAGGCCGTCTTCGGCGACCACCCGCTCGGACGCCCGGTGATCGGCACCGCGGACGCCGTCACGGCGACGACGCCGGAGATGGTGCGCGACTACCACGAGAACCGCTACGTCGGGCCGAACATCGTCATCGCAGCGGCGGGCAACGTCGAGCACGAGCCGCTCGTCCATGCGATCCAGCAGCGGTTCGAGACCTATGCGAAGCTGCCCGACCCGACCGCCGGCCTGCGCCCGGTCTGGATCGGTGAGCCGCATCCGCGAACGGCGTTCCAGGCGAAGACGTCGGAGCAGTACCACGTGTGCCTGGGGGGCATCGGCCTCCAGCGATCTGACCGCCGCAGGTTCGCCGCGTCGCTGCTCGACTCGATGCTCGGCGGATCGGCCTCGTCGCGGCTGTTCCAGGAGATCCGGGAGAAACGCGGCATGGCGTACTCGGTCTACACGTTCGGATCGCAGTACGCGGACACCGGCATGGTCGGCGTCTACGTGGGAACGCGGGAGGACAACCTCGCCGAGTGCATCCGCATCACCGCCGACCAGCTGGCACAGATCGGCACGGGGGACATCGGCGAGGACGAGCTGGTGCGCGCCAAGGAGAACCTCAAGGGTCGCATCATGCTCTCGATGGAGTCCACGTCGAACCGGGCCAGCCGGCTCGGCAAGTCGGTGCTGACCGACACCGAGCTGCTCTCGCTCGACCGCATCTGCGCCGACATCGACTCGGTCGAGGCCGACGCCATCGCGTCGCTGGCCCGGCAGCTGTTCGCTCCCGAGCGCCTGTCCGTCGCGGGCATCGGCCCCGACGAGGATCGCTTTCGCGAGGCGGTCACGCTGCTGAACCCGGCCCTCGCCTGA